One Alkalicoccus halolimnae DNA segment encodes these proteins:
- a CDS encoding aminotransferase A — protein MNQKLNQQVTNLEISGIRQFFNRVQQYPEAVQLTLGQPDFPTPEHIKTAAAEAIVNNETTYTANAGTIELRKAASAWAEKRYNLTYMADSEIIVTVGASQAIDVTMRTILEPGDEVIVPAPAYPAYEPIIKQCGAEVIFVDTRKSGFKLTKEQLLKHITKKTKAVMLPYPSNPTGVVLSEYELRELHSVLEQEEVFVVADEIYSELRYNGKHESIASLPNMKEKTIVINGLSKSHSMTGWRIGFLFAHESVARHLLKVHQYNVSCASSISQAAALAALTSGLTDPVNMRTIYNRRRVWLVKQLQDASIPAVVPEGAFYIFPDISKSGLSSYEFSLKLLSEEKLAVVPGNAFSSFGEGYIRLSYAYSMSELEEAVKRLIRFWRKIGGES, from the coding sequence ATGAATCAAAAACTGAATCAACAGGTAACTAATTTGGAAATTTCCGGAATTAGACAGTTTTTTAATAGAGTACAACAGTATCCGGAAGCTGTACAATTAACACTGGGACAGCCGGATTTCCCCACACCGGAACATATTAAAACAGCAGCAGCTGAAGCAATCGTTAATAACGAAACGACTTACACAGCGAATGCAGGCACAATAGAGCTGCGAAAAGCTGCTTCAGCATGGGCAGAAAAAAGATATAATTTAACTTATATGGCTGATAGTGAAATCATAGTAACTGTGGGAGCCTCTCAGGCTATTGATGTAACGATGCGGACCATTTTGGAACCTGGGGACGAGGTTATCGTGCCAGCCCCTGCTTACCCTGCGTACGAACCGATCATTAAACAGTGCGGAGCGGAAGTTATTTTTGTTGATACTAGAAAAAGCGGATTTAAACTAACGAAAGAGCAGCTTTTAAAGCATATAACGAAAAAGACGAAAGCAGTAATGCTCCCTTATCCATCTAACCCTACCGGTGTCGTTCTTTCAGAATATGAATTGAGGGAACTTCATTCCGTTCTTGAACAGGAGGAAGTTTTTGTTGTAGCGGATGAGATATACAGTGAACTGCGTTATAATGGTAAACATGAATCTATAGCATCTCTTCCAAATATGAAAGAAAAAACTATTGTTATAAATGGGCTCAGTAAATCACATTCGATGACTGGATGGAGGATAGGGTTTTTATTTGCTCATGAATCAGTGGCGCGGCACCTGCTTAAAGTTCATCAGTATAACGTAAGCTGCGCGAGTTCCATTTCCCAGGCCGCAGCATTGGCTGCTCTGACTTCAGGTTTGACAGATCCGGTTAATATGAGAACCATTTATAATAGAAGAAGGGTATGGCTTGTCAAGCAGCTTCAGGATGCTTCTATTCCTGCAGTTGTGCCGGAAGGAGCTTTTTATATATTCCCTGATATTTCAAAAAGTGGTCTATCCTCATACGAATTTTCGCTCAAGCTTCTTTCAGAAGAGAAATTAGCTGTCGTTCCCGGTAATGCATTTTCGTCATTTGGGGAAGGTTATATACGGCTCTCCTACGCCTACTCGATGTCTGAACTTGAAGAAGCCGTTAAAAGGTTGATTCGTTTCTGGAGAAAAATAGGCGGTGAAAGTTAA
- a CDS encoding 2-oxoglutarate dehydrogenase E1 component: MGSETIKMSEGWSQFYGPNLGYMLEKYEDFLEDPDYVEDDLTAFFEKWGAYDDKNGAAATVPQTESRGTKDFHTAVNAMRLAESIRRNGHLMADITPVRLEEPADIFKYENFELTEEELKLVPPELLSPHNYESFSNGLEAVEHLKESYTKRLAFEFKQVHEIEERRWLFKRVESGDYMPELNVEIKKQLLDRLNQVEGFEHFIHKTFKGQKRFSIEGLDTMVPMLDEAVSESVEDGCEKIMIGMAHRGRLNVLAHVLGKPYELIFSEFHDAPNKELVPSEGSVGINYGWTGDVKYHLGANLKLDEEKTNVTITLANNPSHLEFVDPVVEGLTRAAQDDRSNPGKPVQDTTKAMPILIHGDAAFPGQGVVAETLNLSRLNGYKTGGTIHIIANNLIGFTTVSDDSRSTKYASDLAKGYEIPVIHVNADDVEACISAMHLAYIYRQEFNKDIVIDLIGYRRYGHNEMDEPLATQPQLYKKVNDHPTVFNIYGEQLVKEGVLDEDEFKNLRKTFTDELTDYFENIKGNKREHIDSEMSPPEYVEDRLEGIDTSISKESLRKINDELLQYPENFNVFPKLEKILNRRVEAIEDGGKIDWGHAETLAFASIITDGTPIRLTGQDTERGTFSQRHLVLHDYENDSTHYPLHALSGAKSSFAVHNSPLAEAACVGFEYGYNVQSPETLTIWEAQYGDFSNGAQVLFDQFISSGRAKWGQKSGLVLLLPHGYEGQGPEHSSARMERFLTLAAENNWHVTNLTKASQYFHLLRRQAKMLKEDVIRPLVLMAPKSLLRNENVASEITDLAEGEFHPVIAHSKLAKTAKKVKRVIFATGKVAVDIEEHLAEQDSLPDWLQLIKVEELYPFPRKNIKDIIDKYKNVEEFVWVQEEPQNMGAWHYISTHLQSLTNGEIPVEFIGRRRRSSTAEGDPKVHKLEQTRIIEEATSRDGEGSND; this comes from the coding sequence ATGGGCAGCGAGACAATTAAAATGAGTGAAGGGTGGTCCCAGTTTTACGGGCCTAACCTTGGGTACATGCTGGAAAAATATGAAGATTTTCTGGAAGATCCGGACTATGTAGAAGATGATTTAACTGCTTTTTTTGAAAAGTGGGGAGCCTATGATGATAAAAATGGAGCTGCAGCTACAGTTCCCCAGACGGAAAGCCGGGGCACAAAAGATTTTCACACAGCTGTAAACGCAATGAGGCTGGCAGAATCAATTAGAAGAAACGGACATTTAATGGCTGACATCACACCTGTCCGACTGGAGGAGCCGGCGGACATTTTTAAGTATGAAAACTTTGAACTTACAGAAGAAGAGTTAAAACTTGTACCACCGGAACTTCTTTCCCCCCACAATTATGAATCCTTCAGCAATGGTCTGGAAGCAGTCGAACATTTAAAAGAATCGTACACGAAGAGACTGGCTTTCGAATTCAAGCAGGTTCATGAGATTGAAGAGCGCCGCTGGCTCTTTAAGAGAGTAGAATCCGGGGATTATATGCCGGAATTAAATGTTGAAATTAAAAAACAGCTCCTGGACCGCCTGAATCAGGTGGAAGGTTTTGAACATTTTATACATAAAACCTTCAAAGGGCAAAAAAGGTTTTCTATCGAAGGTCTGGATACGATGGTTCCAATGCTTGATGAAGCAGTAAGTGAATCCGTAGAAGATGGCTGCGAAAAAATTATGATTGGTATGGCTCACCGTGGACGTCTGAACGTCCTTGCCCACGTTTTAGGAAAACCTTATGAACTAATATTTTCAGAATTTCATGACGCGCCAAATAAAGAACTTGTACCGTCTGAAGGGTCTGTAGGTATTAACTATGGATGGACGGGAGATGTTAAGTACCACCTTGGTGCCAATCTGAAACTCGATGAGGAAAAGACAAACGTTACGATTACTCTTGCAAACAATCCAAGCCACCTCGAATTTGTAGACCCGGTCGTCGAAGGACTCACAAGAGCTGCACAGGACGACCGTTCCAACCCAGGAAAACCCGTTCAGGATACGACTAAGGCTATGCCGATCCTCATTCACGGAGATGCCGCTTTTCCAGGGCAGGGAGTTGTAGCTGAAACTTTAAATTTAAGCCGGCTTAATGGATATAAAACCGGAGGAACTATTCACATAATTGCCAATAACCTTATCGGTTTTACAACCGTAAGCGATGATTCACGCTCCACAAAATATGCCAGTGATCTTGCAAAAGGATATGAAATTCCTGTTATTCACGTGAATGCTGATGATGTTGAAGCCTGTATTTCTGCTATGCATCTGGCTTATATTTACCGCCAGGAATTTAACAAGGATATTGTGATTGATTTGATCGGTTACCGCCGGTATGGACATAATGAAATGGATGAACCTTTGGCTACTCAGCCGCAGCTTTATAAAAAGGTTAACGATCATCCGACTGTTTTTAATATTTACGGGGAACAGCTCGTTAAAGAAGGTGTTCTCGACGAAGATGAATTCAAGAATTTGAGAAAAACATTTACGGATGAGCTTACTGATTACTTTGAGAACATAAAAGGAAATAAGCGCGAACATATCGATAGTGAGATGAGTCCGCCGGAATATGTGGAAGACCGTCTTGAAGGAATTGATACATCGATTTCCAAAGAATCGCTTCGTAAAATTAATGACGAACTGCTCCAGTATCCGGAAAATTTCAATGTATTCCCGAAACTTGAAAAAATTCTGAACCGCCGTGTAGAAGCGATAGAAGACGGTGGGAAAATCGATTGGGGCCATGCCGAAACGCTTGCTTTTGCGTCAATTATTACTGATGGAACACCGATAAGGCTTACTGGTCAGGATACAGAAAGAGGTACTTTTTCCCAGAGACACCTCGTCCTTCATGATTATGAAAATGACTCCACCCATTATCCGCTGCATGCTCTTTCCGGTGCGAAATCATCTTTTGCCGTTCATAACAGTCCGCTTGCAGAAGCAGCCTGCGTCGGTTTTGAATACGGATATAACGTTCAGTCACCGGAAACTCTAACAATTTGGGAAGCTCAGTACGGAGATTTTTCTAATGGTGCGCAAGTATTATTTGATCAGTTTATTTCGAGCGGTCGGGCAAAATGGGGGCAGAAATCAGGTCTCGTTCTGCTTCTGCCGCACGGCTACGAAGGACAGGGTCCGGAGCATTCAAGTGCGAGAATGGAACGCTTCCTTACACTGGCTGCAGAAAACAACTGGCACGTTACAAATCTCACGAAGGCAAGTCAGTATTTTCATCTCCTGAGACGTCAGGCCAAAATGCTGAAAGAAGACGTAATCCGGCCGCTTGTTTTAATGGCGCCTAAAAGTCTGCTTCGAAATGAAAATGTTGCCTCAGAAATCACCGATCTGGCGGAAGGGGAATTCCACCCGGTGATTGCCCACAGTAAACTTGCTAAAACGGCGAAAAAAGTGAAACGGGTCATATTTGCAACAGGAAAAGTGGCGGTAGACATTGAAGAACATCTGGCTGAGCAAGACAGTCTTCCTGATTGGCTTCAACTGATCAAAGTAGAGGAGTTATATCCTTTTCCACGTAAAAATATCAAAGATATAATTGATAAGTATAAGAATGTGGAAGAATTTGTATGGGTTCAGGAAGAGCCACAGAACATGGGAGCGTGGCATTACATTTCTACACATCTTCAGAGCTTGACGAATGGAGAGATACCAGTAGAATTTATCGGCCGCCGCCGCCGATCCAGTACAGCTGAAGGCGATCCAAAAGTCCATAAGCTGGAACAAACGCGAATTATTGAAGAAGCAACTAGTCGAGATGGCGAAGGGAGTAATGATTAA